In Mesotoga sp. UBA6090, the genomic stretch CGGCATATTCTAAATGCCGCTTCTTCAGTACGTCTTGGGTCGGTCATAGGCAATATCACTATAAACTCATCCCCACCGTACCGACCAAATATGTCTGCTGCCCTAAGAATCTTGCAGCAGATTTGTGCCACTCTCTTTAGAACAAAATCTCCTCCAAGATGGCCCAATCTATCGTTAAGCTTTTTGAAGTTATCTAAGTCAAACATTATCAAGCCCATCTTGGTTCCATAACGCTTTGCCTTTTCAATTTCCCTTTCTCCAAGTTCGAAAAGACCTCTCCTGTTGTAAACACCAGTAAGGTAGTCCCTTATTGAAAGATCTCTTACCTCCTCGTGAAGGCGGGCGTTATTTATTCCTATTGCAGCAATATCTGCAAATGCTTTCAGAGCTTCCAAATGCCGCTTCCTGAAAGCCCTTTCAATCTCGCTGTCAACGGCAATCATTCCAATAGGTTCATCTTCAATAAGGAGGGGTACGCCCATCCAAGATTTTATGAAAGCAAAATCCGGTCTGTTGAACTGATGGTATCTCTTTTGAGCATATTCAGCAAGGACTATTCGTTTCTTCTTGGCAACATCATAGCCAGGACTTCCAATCTCCATGGTAAACCTCGTTCCAAGGAAAGAGTCTCTCCCCGGCCAGCTACCACCTACTATCAGTAGTTGGTCGCCATCGATTAGCTCAACCGCAGCACTGTAAAATGGAATGACCTGTCTGAGTCCTCCAACGATGGATTCTATTACGGTGTTCATGTCTAGATCTTTCGTAATCGCCTCGGTCGCCTTTCTCAAAGATTCAGACGTGATGTGATTTCTTTTCGTCGTCACAAAGTTCTTTATATTGTTTAGTGAAAACGAAATGGTGGTGCCAATGAGCCTGTAGAGGTCCATACTCTCCTCAGTTAAGCCTGTCACCCTCTCTGCAACACTTTCAAAGGCCCCGATAACCTCGTTGTTTGACTCAAGTGCGATACAAACGTATCTTAATTCGATTCCATCATCGACTATGTTTTCTAGAAGTATGTGATTACTGCTGAGCTTACTCAGAACTTCGGGATCACCTTTTACGTCTATCGGGAAGATTTCCGTATTACCTCTTGAAACCTCGAGATCGAAGCGATCCTCTTCACTAAAGACAATTCTGCAACCCACTATGCCCTTTTCTTCATAAGCACGATTCACAATCTTCGAAGCGGCTTCCTGGAGATTGTCACCGCTCAAAACTAAGACATACAGATCGTTCATGAAGACCATCATGCTGTCTCTGGTCCTCAACTCAGCCTGAAGCTTCATTTCGCTCGTAACATCTCTCGAAGACATCGTCCAACCTTCTATTTCATTACCCTTAAGTATAGGACTGACGCCCGTTTCCATCCATAACACTCTGCCGCTCTTTGTCTTTGTTCTATACCTGAAGGAACCATTTTTCTTCTCTGTAGCAAGCTTTTTCGATTCCTCAATGACCCTCTCAACGTCTCTCCGATCAATCAGATCAAAAGCCTTTGTTCCTACCAACTCCTCTGGGGTGAAGCCCAGTGTATTCACCGCCGAAGGGGATACGTAATTGAAAATCAATTCTCTATCTGCCACTGCAAGAATGTCCAGAACGTTTCCTTCAAAATTCTTTAGCAATTCGTCGCTTCTTAGTAGTCTCTCCTTCAGCAGCACTTCTTCAACT encodes the following:
- a CDS encoding sensor domain-containing diguanylate cyclase codes for the protein MGVCRRSLFASLETIFSYMSVEERSITKLCDVLMIAGKALCADSLALYEFEEVSDGSLFTRQIFEWKSETKEVERIFSGRNEDNNDRWIERILGAKKDGIISGRSGGALVIANSSGSAGLALVCKDKSLDRDWTEDEKAFLRCLISSISLSFEECLSEETPQVEEVLLKERLLRSDELLKNFEGNVLDILAVADRELIFNYVSPSAVNTLGFTPEELVGTKAFDLIDRRDVERVIEESKKLATEKKNGSFRYRTKTKSGRVLWMETGVSPILKGNEIEGWTMSSRDVTSEMKLQAELRTRDSMMVFMNDLYVLVLSGDNLQEAASKIVNRAYEEKGIVGCRIVFSEEDRFDLEVSRGNTEIFPIDVKGDPEVLSKLSSNHILLENIVDDGIELRYVCIALESNNEVIGAFESVAERVTGLTEESMDLYRLIGTTISFSLNNIKNFVTTKRNHITSESLRKATEAITKDLDMNTVIESIVGGLRQVIPFYSAAVELIDGDQLLIVGGSWPGRDSFLGTRFTMEIGSPGYDVAKKKRIVLAEYAQKRYHQFNRPDFAFIKSWMGVPLLIEDEPIGMIAVDSEIERAFRKRHLEALKAFADIAAIGINNARLHEEVRDLSIRDYLTGVYNRRGLFELGEREIEKAKRYGTKMGLIMFDLDNFKKLNDRLGHLGGDFVLKRVAQICCKILRAADIFGRYGGDEFIVILPMTDPRRTEEAAFRICRAFRETDIEYNGIPLEVSASFGIASLMGQEDELEEMIKRADKNLYVSKSSGGDKVT